In Lewinellaceae bacterium, the following are encoded in one genomic region:
- a CDS encoding GHKL domain-containing protein, with amino-acid sequence MKQLIAICFGILSGMVTAQNALMSIDSLHVKLEQVSDVKKKIALLIRYAYQLDSDPRAEIDSARMLAHKITFTAGEVRLMAVQASYLHTQGDLADALRIGFAALEIAQENHLILEVPIVLTGLGNTFWEMGDFQRAIDYYKRAIPYHQKIQLNDLTESQKKEKLFWSENVGFNPDDERILTQFNLGSAYMFNNQNDSAFMFLQKSFDETKLNHRLYAPVRMFYGELMIRMGQIDKGLDFLRESAHFFENGSDSYSLCQNYQFLATHYYDSQKPDSCIIYGQRALQHAQRSNYGKLIRESSELLAMVYDPINLEKALYYRKIFDEINEVLYGPNKIKALQETLVNAQEKARKSEAAIIASKNRQRLNYLVTGLLALIGLSVFLYRNNTQRKRTNIHLEQTLDHLRSTQAQLIQSEKMASLGELTAGIAHEIQNPLNFVNNFSEINQELSGELEEELMAGKINDAILLSKDLKENSKKINEHGKRADAIVKSMLQHSRTSSGEKELTDINVLCDEYLRLAYHGMRARDKSFNALLKTDFDSGLPKIKVVPQDIGRVILNVINNGFQAMHGMENPVLTLSTKQLKNQLEIRITDNGPGIPDSIRDKIFQPFFTTKPTGQGTGLGLSLAYDFVKAHGGEIKLKRSEGETEFIICLPIG; translated from the coding sequence ATGAAGCAGCTAATTGCCATTTGTTTTGGAATTTTGAGCGGGATGGTAACCGCACAAAATGCTTTGATGTCAATCGATAGTCTTCATGTCAAACTTGAGCAGGTCAGCGATGTTAAAAAGAAAATTGCGCTTTTAATTCGGTATGCTTACCAACTGGATTCTGATCCACGCGCAGAGATTGATAGCGCAAGGATGCTGGCTCATAAAATCACCTTTACTGCTGGAGAGGTAAGATTGATGGCTGTCCAGGCCTCTTATTTACATACGCAGGGTGATTTGGCAGACGCCCTTCGGATTGGGTTTGCAGCATTGGAAATAGCACAGGAGAACCATTTGATTCTGGAAGTACCTATCGTCCTGACCGGATTAGGAAATACCTTTTGGGAAATGGGCGATTTTCAAAGGGCAATAGATTATTACAAGCGGGCTATTCCTTACCATCAGAAAATTCAACTCAACGATTTGACCGAAAGCCAGAAAAAAGAAAAATTATTTTGGTCTGAGAATGTAGGTTTTAACCCAGACGACGAGCGGATCCTGACTCAATTTAACCTGGGTTCGGCTTATATGTTCAATAATCAAAACGACTCTGCTTTCATGTTTCTCCAAAAAAGCTTTGATGAGACAAAATTGAACCACCGACTGTATGCGCCGGTCAGGATGTTTTATGGTGAGTTAATGATACGAATGGGTCAAATCGATAAGGGATTGGATTTTCTGCGTGAAAGCGCTCACTTTTTTGAAAATGGTAGCGATTCCTATTCGCTTTGCCAGAACTATCAATTTTTGGCCACCCATTATTATGATAGTCAAAAACCCGATTCTTGCATCATTTATGGACAACGTGCTCTTCAACATGCTCAACGGTCAAACTATGGAAAATTAATAAGGGAGTCAAGTGAATTACTGGCAATGGTATATGACCCTATTAATCTGGAAAAGGCGCTTTATTACCGGAAAATTTTCGATGAAATTAACGAAGTATTGTACGGTCCCAACAAAATTAAAGCACTGCAGGAAACCCTGGTGAACGCTCAGGAAAAGGCTCGAAAGTCAGAAGCTGCAATAATTGCATCTAAAAATCGACAACGGCTTAATTATTTGGTGACGGGTCTGCTGGCATTGATTGGATTATCCGTTTTTCTCTACCGGAATAATACGCAGCGTAAAAGGACGAATATTCATCTTGAACAAACGCTGGACCATTTAAGATCCACTCAGGCCCAGCTCATCCAGTCCGAAAAAATGGCCTCGTTGGGCGAACTCACTGCCGGTATCGCCCACGAAATTCAGAATCCTTTAAATTTTGTGAATAATTTTTCCGAAATCAATCAGGAATTATCCGGGGAATTGGAGGAAGAATTAATGGCAGGTAAAATCAATGATGCGATTTTGTTGTCGAAGGATTTAAAAGAAAATTCGAAAAAGATCAACGAGCATGGCAAGCGGGCGGATGCTATTGTAAAAAGCATGCTGCAGCATTCCCGTACCAGCAGTGGAGAAAAGGAGCTTACGGATATCAATGTACTTTGCGATGAATATTTACGACTGGCCTATCATGGGATGCGTGCCAGGGATAAGTCCTTCAATGCCCTACTTAAAACTGATTTTGATTCCGGTTTGCCAAAAATTAAAGTGGTTCCGCAAGATATTGGACGTGTTATTCTGAATGTAATCAATAATGGATTTCAGGCAATGCATGGTATGGAAAACCCGGTCTTGACCTTATCAACCAAACAGTTGAAAAACCAACTGGAAATACGTATCACAGACAATGGTCCCGGAATCCCGGACAGTATCAGGGACAAGATCTTCCAGCCATTCTTCACGACCAAGCCCACTGGGCAGGGAACGGGATTGGGTTTGAGTCTGGCCTATGATTTCGTGAAGGCACATGGAGGTGAAATCAAACTTAAGCGTAGCGAGGGTGAAACCGAGTTTATTATCTGTTTACCAATCGGTTGA